One Flagellimonas sp. CMM7 genomic region harbors:
- a CDS encoding YggS family pyridoxal phosphate-dependent enzyme has protein sequence MSIKDNLTAIKQKLPREVTLVAVSKTKPNEAILEAYEAGQRVFGENKIQEMLQKWETLPKDIEWHMIGHVQRNKVKYMGEYVSLIHGVDSFRLLAEINKQAKKHDRVISCLLQMHIAEEETKFGLDNTELKTIIDSEEFAALENIKIEGLMGMATFTKDERQIRKEFAYLKSIFDSLKQELPHISVLSMGMSGDYTIAMEEGSTMVRIGSSIFGARNYS, from the coding sequence ATGTCAATAAAAGATAATCTTACAGCTATAAAGCAAAAACTTCCTAGAGAAGTAACACTGGTAGCAGTTTCCAAGACTAAACCCAACGAAGCTATTCTGGAAGCTTATGAAGCAGGGCAGCGTGTTTTTGGGGAAAATAAAATCCAAGAAATGTTACAAAAATGGGAAACATTGCCCAAGGACATTGAATGGCATATGATTGGTCATGTACAGCGTAACAAAGTGAAATACATGGGCGAATATGTTTCTTTAATACATGGAGTGGATAGCTTTAGGTTGCTTGCAGAAATTAACAAGCAAGCAAAAAAACATGATCGTGTAATCTCCTGCTTGCTACAAATGCATATTGCAGAAGAAGAGACCAAATTTGGATTGGATAATACAGAATTAAAAACTATTATCGATTCCGAGGAATTTGCAGCACTTGAAAACATAAAAATAGAAGGTCTAATGGGCATGGCCACCTTCACTAAAGACGAAAGACAGATTAGAAAAGAGTTTGCTTATTTAAAATCCATTTTTGATAGTTTAAAGCAAGAACTACCTCATATCTCTGTCCTTTCAATGGGTATGAGTGGAGATTATACCATTGCCATGGAAGAGGGTAGTACCATGGTGCGAATTGGAAGTAGTATCTTTGGAGCCCGTAACTATTCATAA
- a CDS encoding DUF1015 domain-containing protein, with product MALVKPFKAIRPTKDKASFVASRSYEEYSKDELNSQLEYNPFSFLHIINPGFKYHESIEGKERFKLVYNRYLEFLEDNIFQKDKEASFYLYQITKGSFKTLGLFCACSVLDYQNDVIKKHEDTIQHREKLFANYLNTVGFNAEPVLMTYAENKLISTLLKTETEQEPQYNFTTTDKISHRLWKITDQQVIEKLETEFSKIDALYIADGHHRSASSNLLAKKMKAQNNAHTGKEAYNFFMTYLIPESEIRIYEFNRMVKDLNGYSKNEFLIKLDTYFRIEKKDDGLYKPTQKHHFSMYLDGEFYSLYLRKKVYKFTDALSELDTQILFKTILEPILGIHDLRNDKRISYGYGKHNVIKMKDNIDNGKFAVGFGLVPINMNEIKAIADAGLVMPPKSTYIEPKLRSGLAIYEF from the coding sequence ATGGCCCTTGTAAAACCATTTAAGGCCATTCGCCCAACAAAGGATAAGGCCTCTTTTGTGGCATCGCGATCCTATGAAGAATATTCTAAAGATGAGTTGAATTCTCAACTTGAGTACAATCCTTTCTCTTTCCTGCACATTATCAACCCAGGATTTAAGTACCACGAAAGTATTGAAGGCAAAGAACGGTTCAAGTTGGTTTATAATAGATATCTGGAGTTTTTGGAGGACAACATCTTTCAAAAAGATAAGGAAGCTTCTTTTTATCTCTACCAGATAACAAAAGGAAGCTTTAAGACCTTGGGGCTTTTTTGTGCTTGCAGTGTATTGGATTATCAGAACGACGTTATTAAAAAACACGAGGACACCATCCAACACAGAGAAAAGCTCTTTGCCAACTATTTAAACACTGTGGGGTTTAACGCAGAGCCTGTGCTAATGACCTATGCAGAAAACAAGTTAATAAGTACTTTGTTAAAAACCGAAACCGAGCAAGAGCCGCAATACAATTTTACCACTACGGATAAAATAAGCCACAGACTTTGGAAAATAACAGATCAGCAAGTCATTGAAAAACTAGAAACTGAGTTTAGTAAAATAGACGCCCTTTATATTGCTGATGGTCATCATAGAAGTGCTTCATCCAACCTCCTGGCCAAGAAGATGAAGGCTCAAAATAATGCTCATACAGGTAAGGAAGCCTATAACTTTTTCATGACCTATCTTATCCCAGAGTCTGAAATCAGGATTTATGAATTCAATAGGATGGTCAAAGATTTAAATGGTTATTCCAAAAATGAGTTCCTGATTAAATTGGATACCTATTTCAGGATTGAAAAAAAAGATGATGGACTCTACAAACCGACCCAAAAACATCATTTCAGCATGTATTTGGATGGTGAGTTTTACTCACTTTATTTACGAAAGAAAGTATACAAATTTACTGATGCCCTTAGCGAATTGGATACCCAAATATTGTTCAAAACCATTTTAGAGCCCATCTTGGGAATTCATGACCTTCGGAATGACAAACGTATTTCTTACGGCTACGGCAAGCACAATGTCATTAAAATGAAGGATAACATTGATAACGGAAAATTTGCCGTTGGATTTGGTTTGGTTCCCATCAACATGAATGAAATCAAGGCCATTGCAGATGCAGGGCTGGTGATGCCACCAAAAAGCACCTATATAGAGCCTAAATTAAGAAGCGGATTGGCTATTTATGAATTTTAA
- a CDS encoding 3-hydroxyacyl-CoA dehydrogenase family protein: MKTIAVIGAGTMGNGIAHVFAQNGFQVHLIDIAQASLEKGLATISKNLDRMLAKASISEKDKENTLGNISTFTNLKEGVSSTDLVIEAATENLNIKLKIFKDLDEVCDAKTILATNTSSISITQIAAATNRPEKVIGMHFMNPVPIMKLVEIIRGYSTSDEVTKTIMELSANLGKTPTEVNDYPGFVANRILMPMINEAIETLYNGVAGVQEIDTVMKLGMAHPMGPLQLADFIGLDVCLSILNVMYDGFKNPKYAPCPLLVNMVMAGKLGIKSGEGFYDYSESRKAEKVSTQFN, translated from the coding sequence ATGAAGACTATAGCAGTAATCGGTGCGGGAACCATGGGTAATGGAATTGCTCATGTTTTTGCTCAAAATGGATTTCAAGTACATCTTATTGATATTGCACAAGCATCTTTGGAAAAAGGTTTGGCTACGATTTCTAAGAATTTAGATCGTATGCTGGCCAAAGCTTCCATATCAGAAAAAGATAAAGAGAATACACTGGGTAATATTTCAACATTTACCAATTTAAAAGAAGGTGTTTCGTCAACAGATTTGGTGATTGAGGCCGCCACAGAAAATCTAAATATCAAACTGAAGATTTTTAAGGATTTGGATGAGGTTTGCGATGCAAAAACCATTTTGGCCACAAATACTTCCTCCATATCCATAACCCAAATTGCTGCGGCCACAAATCGTCCAGAAAAAGTGATTGGCATGCATTTTATGAATCCTGTACCAATCATGAAGCTGGTAGAGATTATACGTGGCTACAGTACTTCGGATGAGGTGACAAAAACCATTATGGAGTTGTCGGCCAACTTGGGCAAAACCCCTACTGAGGTCAATGATTATCCAGGGTTTGTGGCCAATAGGATTCTTATGCCAATGATTAACGAGGCTATTGAAACACTATACAATGGTGTGGCAGGAGTTCAAGAAATTGATACCGTTATGAAATTAGGTATGGCGCACCCCATGGGACCATTACAATTAGCAGACTTTATTGGCTTAGATGTTTGTCTTTCTATCCTGAATGTCATGTATGATGGATTTAAGAATCCAAAATACGCTCCTTGTCCTCTTTTGGTGAATATGGTTATGGCAGGTAAATTGGGAATAAAATCTGGAGAAGGATTTTACGATTATTCAGAATCTAGAAAAGCAGAAAAAGTTTCAACGCAATTTAACTAA
- a CDS encoding Gfo/Idh/MocA family protein, producing the protein MLKVGVLGAGHLGKIHLRLLNESNNYELVGFYDPDEINAKKVADEFGYSYFENINTLIDAVDVVDIVTPTLSHFDCAKKAIEKGRHIFIEKPITNTIKEAEELLELANEHNIKGQVGHVERFNPAFLAVKDNIETPMFIETHRLAEFNPRGTDVPVVLDLMIHDIDVILSVVNSEVKQINASGVSVISKSPDIANARIEFENGCVANLTSSRISLKNMRKSRFFQQDAYISVDFLEKKVEVVKMKDAPENPGDFDMVLQNAEGEKKQIYFENPDIEANNAILDELETFADAINNNTDPVVTLEQGTQALRVALQIIESFKK; encoded by the coding sequence ATGCTAAAAGTTGGTGTCCTTGGTGCAGGACATTTGGGTAAAATTCACCTCAGGCTCTTAAACGAATCCAACAACTATGAACTCGTAGGATTTTATGATCCAGATGAAATCAACGCGAAAAAAGTAGCAGATGAATTTGGGTATTCATATTTTGAAAACATCAATACTCTGATTGATGCAGTAGATGTGGTTGATATTGTCACTCCCACTCTTTCCCATTTTGATTGTGCCAAAAAGGCTATTGAAAAAGGGAGGCACATTTTCATTGAAAAACCCATTACCAACACTATTAAAGAAGCCGAGGAATTATTGGAATTAGCCAATGAACATAACATAAAAGGGCAAGTTGGGCATGTGGAACGGTTTAACCCCGCATTTTTGGCCGTAAAGGATAATATTGAGACTCCCATGTTCATTGAAACCCATAGGTTGGCAGAGTTTAACCCTAGAGGAACAGATGTTCCCGTGGTTTTAGATTTAATGATTCATGATATTGATGTAATCTTAAGTGTGGTAAATTCCGAAGTAAAACAGATCAATGCCAGCGGGGTTTCTGTAATTAGTAAATCTCCAGATATCGCAAATGCTAGAATCGAATTTGAAAACGGCTGCGTAGCTAACCTTACCTCAAGTAGAATATCGCTAAAAAACATGCGGAAATCCAGATTTTTCCAGCAAGATGCTTATATATCTGTAGATTTTTTGGAAAAGAAAGTCGAAGTTGTGAAAATGAAAGATGCACCTGAAAATCCTGGAGATTTTGACATGGTTCTACAAAATGCGGAAGGGGAAAAAAAACAAATCTATTTTGAAAATCCCGACATTGAAGCCAACAATGCCATTTTGGATGAGCTTGAAACCTTCGCAGATGCTATCAATAATAACACAGATCCAGTAGTAACTTTAGAACAAGGAACACAGGCCCTACGTGTAGCCCTTCAAATTATAGAATCATTTAAAAAATAA
- a CDS encoding protein-L-isoaspartate(D-aspartate) O-methyltransferase translates to MKDTLKHRGMRNKLAKVLSAKGIQDSKVIDAIKTVPRHLFLDSSFEDHAYQDKAFPIGAEQTISQPYTVAFQTELLNIKPNDTILEIGTGSGYQTAVLLHLRAKVYTIERQQELFKKTKLFFSKMNYRPKKVIFGDGYKGLPGEAPFDGIIVTAGAPEVPKPLMSQLKVGGRLVIPVGVEEQIMTLFTRKSEKEFEKQELGSFRFVPLLENKN, encoded by the coding sequence ATGAAAGATACTTTAAAGCATAGGGGTATGCGCAATAAGTTGGCAAAAGTATTGTCAGCTAAAGGAATACAGGATTCAAAAGTCATAGATGCAATAAAAACAGTACCGCGACACTTGTTTTTGGATAGTAGTTTTGAGGATCATGCTTATCAAGACAAAGCGTTCCCCATTGGAGCGGAACAAACTATTTCACAGCCATATACGGTGGCTTTTCAAACAGAACTACTCAATATAAAACCTAATGACACTATTTTGGAAATAGGTACAGGTAGTGGGTATCAAACTGCTGTATTACTTCACTTAAGAGCTAAGGTATATACTATAGAAAGACAGCAGGAACTCTTTAAAAAAACCAAACTGTTTTTCAGTAAAATGAATTATCGGCCTAAGAAAGTCATTTTTGGGGATGGATACAAAGGATTGCCAGGGGAAGCTCCTTTTGATGGGATTATTGTGACTGCCGGGGCTCCAGAAGTTCCAAAACCTTTAATGTCTCAGTTGAAAGTAGGGGGTCGTTTGGTTATTCCTGTTGGGGTTGAAGAGCAAATTATGACGCTCTTCACAAGAAAGTCTGAAAAAGAATTTGAAAAACAAGAATTAGGTTCTTTTCGGTTTGTGCCCCTTTTAGAAAACAAAAACTAA
- the smpB gene encoding SsrA-binding protein SmpB, producing the protein MQKNINIKNKRARFDYEILDTYTAGIVLGGTEIKSIRLGKASVSQSFCEFNDKGELFVINMQVDEYSHGGHYNHLPKAERKLLLNKKELKKLHKEVSTSGLTIIPLNLFINDRGLAKINIGLAKGKKLYDKRETMKDRDNKRDLSRIKKSFNQ; encoded by the coding sequence ATGCAGAAAAATATTAATATAAAAAATAAACGGGCCAGGTTCGATTATGAAATTCTGGACACCTATACAGCTGGAATTGTTTTGGGCGGTACCGAAATAAAATCTATCCGTTTGGGCAAGGCTTCAGTATCCCAAAGTTTTTGCGAATTCAATGACAAGGGAGAACTTTTTGTTATAAATATGCAGGTTGACGAATATAGTCACGGTGGACACTACAATCATCTGCCCAAAGCAGAGCGGAAGTTGTTGCTTAACAAAAAAGAGCTGAAAAAATTACACAAAGAAGTTTCCACTTCTGGGCTTACTATAATTCCACTTAATCTTTTTATCAACGATAGAGGTTTGGCTAAAATAAATATTGGCCTGGCTAAGGGTAAAAAATTGTACGACAAGCGTGAAACCATGAAAGATAGGGACAACAAGCGTGATTTATCAAGAATAAAGAAAAGCTTTAACCAATAA
- a CDS encoding DUF6503 family protein: protein MKRFFVVALLLLSVACKEKPKTNYTAQEIVDKSIEDSGGSLYTNHGTSFMFRDRKYISESMEGKMVLKRISFLDSVVITDVKTNTDFKRYMNDTIVNISDSIANRYANSVNSVHYFARLPYGLNEKAVNKELLGEEKIKGKNYYKVKVTFDQTNGGEDFDDVYVYWYHTETFKPDYLAYDFHVNGGGQRFREAYNERYVNGIRFVDYNNYKPKKKETSVLETGSLFEKGELELLSKIELLEIEVTKN, encoded by the coding sequence ATGAAAAGATTTTTTGTTGTTGCCTTGTTGCTTTTATCCGTTGCCTGCAAAGAAAAGCCCAAAACGAATTATACCGCCCAAGAAATTGTAGATAAATCCATAGAAGATAGTGGAGGAAGCCTTTATACCAATCACGGTACGTCATTTATGTTTCGAGATAGAAAATATATTTCCGAAAGTATGGAAGGAAAGATGGTGTTGAAGCGAATCTCTTTTTTGGATTCTGTAGTTATAACCGATGTTAAAACGAACACTGATTTTAAACGGTATATGAATGACACCATTGTAAACATATCAGATTCCATTGCAAATAGATATGCCAATTCTGTCAACTCCGTACATTATTTTGCCAGACTTCCTTACGGACTAAATGAAAAAGCCGTTAACAAAGAGCTTTTAGGGGAAGAAAAAATAAAAGGGAAAAATTACTACAAGGTCAAAGTCACGTTTGATCAAACTAATGGAGGTGAAGATTTTGATGATGTGTATGTGTATTGGTACCATACGGAAACATTTAAACCGGACTATTTAGCATATGATTTTCATGTAAACGGAGGGGGTCAACGTTTTCGTGAGGCTTATAATGAACGCTATGTAAATGGTATTCGTTTTGTTGACTATAATAATTACAAGCCAAAAAAGAAAGAAACTTCAGTTCTTGAAACAGGAAGTTTATTTGAAAAAGGAGAATTAGAGTTACTCTCTAAGATAGAACTTTTAGAAATAGAGGTTACCAAAAATTAG
- a CDS encoding phosphoglycerate mutase family protein yields the protein MRTTKLIIAITIFIVGSISCNDSNKDMENTKEAVVSTFYFIRHAEKDRTDPENNDPELNQDGLGRAIHWAEVFDPIDLDVIYSTNYERTSMTAAPTSVKKDIDVKYYDPKSVDIEAFKASNEGLNVLVVGHSNSTPTFVNNLLEIEKYEHMDDHDNSSLFIVRIIDGVATDIRLKMD from the coding sequence ATGAGAACAACCAAACTTATAATTGCAATTACAATTTTTATTGTTGGAAGTATCAGCTGCAATGACTCCAATAAAGATATGGAAAATACCAAAGAAGCAGTGGTTTCCACTTTCTATTTTATAAGACATGCAGAAAAAGACAGAACGGACCCTGAAAACAATGACCCAGAACTAAATCAAGATGGTTTGGGGAGGGCCATACATTGGGCCGAGGTTTTTGATCCCATTGATTTGGATGTGATATACTCTACCAATTATGAGCGTACCTCAATGACAGCGGCACCAACCTCTGTAAAGAAGGACATCGACGTTAAATATTATGACCCAAAATCTGTGGATATTGAAGCCTTTAAAGCTTCAAACGAAGGACTTAATGTATTGGTTGTAGGACACAGTAATTCAACCCCTACATTTGTAAATAACCTTCTTGAGATTGAAAAGTATGAGCATATGGACGACCATGATAACAGCAGCCTTTTCATTGTTAGAATCATTGATGGAGTAGCAACTGATATTCGCCTAAAAATGGACTAA
- a CDS encoding PorP/SprF family type IX secretion system membrane protein — protein sequence MLKSLVCFLLLFITTFIWSQERTLPPDLRQHNLTQFNANLLNASYGTDWNNPNSFSVWTRWQWQTIDGDPTSIFANYTHQLNQKSVLGVGFLQHNTGTFLHTGANVNYAYTFLLQDNVKLMVGANLFGFQEKLADNRFVPNPDIDLPQLENTNQFMILFSPGVRLQVNQFNLGLAVENALDFNFSENGRGEDLRIFTGTLSNDFPVTIFSGEDSSFVRPIVYVRSIPNEDTQFGINGLFSTSKFWVQGGYNSFYGVSGGLGATFAKQFSIGGLLEFGTDTFLRDEDPTFELIASYHFGKTDNRKKVIGFDVEKDDALALERIKVEEEKQKRKEHEKKTAAEQERLKKEQIADTKKEQELLAKQQFEKDSIAKAQLVALKLQEEQKRRDSIAELQEAQNVQVRPNEKYEEVANAEGLEPGFYLIANVFGTKKYFENFMLTLKKKGLDPKSFFRSQNKYNYVYLERYNSMNEARKARDSKFFGKYPDKTWIFRVRGK from the coding sequence ATGCTTAAGTCTTTGGTTTGTTTTCTATTGCTTTTTATAACCACATTTATTTGGTCACAAGAGAGGACATTGCCTCCTGACCTTAGACAACATAACCTTACCCAATTCAATGCAAACTTATTAAATGCATCTTATGGAACGGATTGGAACAATCCAAACTCTTTTTCAGTTTGGACACGTTGGCAATGGCAAACAATAGATGGAGATCCAACTAGCATATTTGCCAATTATACCCATCAACTTAATCAAAAATCAGTATTGGGGGTTGGTTTTTTGCAACACAATACGGGAACCTTTCTACATACTGGAGCAAATGTTAATTATGCTTATACTTTCTTGTTACAGGATAATGTTAAACTGATGGTTGGAGCTAATCTTTTTGGATTTCAAGAAAAACTGGCAGATAATCGTTTTGTTCCAAACCCAGATATAGATTTACCGCAATTAGAGAATACCAATCAATTTATGATTCTTTTTTCTCCAGGAGTACGATTACAAGTAAACCAATTTAATTTAGGGTTGGCCGTAGAGAACGCATTGGATTTTAATTTTTCTGAAAATGGAAGGGGGGAAGACCTTAGAATATTTACAGGCACTCTAAGCAATGACTTTCCTGTTACAATATTTTCTGGTGAAGACAGCAGCTTTGTAAGACCTATTGTTTATGTAAGATCAATACCAAATGAAGACACACAATTTGGAATTAACGGATTATTTTCCACTTCCAAATTCTGGGTGCAGGGAGGTTACAATAGTTTCTATGGAGTTTCTGGGGGATTGGGAGCCACTTTTGCAAAACAATTTTCTATTGGTGGATTGTTGGAATTTGGCACGGATACTTTCTTAAGAGATGAGGATCCCACTTTTGAACTGATTGCTTCATATCATTTTGGAAAAACAGATAACCGTAAAAAAGTTATTGGCTTTGATGTTGAAAAAGATGATGCATTAGCTTTGGAACGAATTAAGGTGGAAGAAGAGAAACAAAAGCGTAAGGAACATGAGAAAAAAACAGCCGCCGAACAGGAAAGACTAAAAAAAGAACAAATAGCGGATACCAAAAAAGAACAGGAACTTTTAGCTAAGCAACAATTTGAAAAGGATTCTATAGCCAAAGCACAACTGGTTGCCTTGAAATTGCAAGAAGAACAAAAAAGACGGGATAGCATTGCTGAACTTCAAGAAGCACAAAATGTTCAGGTAAGGCCAAACGAAAAATATGAGGAAGTAGCAAACGCAGAAGGTTTAGAACCAGGGTTTTATTTGATCGCCAATGTTTTTGGTACAAAGAAATATTTTGAAAACTTTATGTTGACCCTTAAGAAAAAAGGATTAGATCCAAAATCGTTTTTCAGAAGTCAAAACAAATACAACTATGTGTACTTGGAGCGTTATAATAGTATGAATGAGGCTCGCAAGGCTAGAGATAGCAAATTCTTTGGAAAATACCCTGACAAAACTTGGATTTTCAGAGTTAGGGGCAAGTAA
- a CDS encoding TetR/AcrR family transcriptional regulator: MTKKAERTTAYIIETVAPIFNKFGYVGTSMSDLTEATGLTKGAIYGNFENKEALALSAFEYNRNHLLSVVDEKLKVEGNSLDKLFSLIRFYRQYDVFTLPFGGCPILNVGVDAQNNNNQLSAAVKETIKEIEGKIALVLENGIKQGEIYLPVPPLQFAKQLFTMLQGAIAMSTMTRDRKYLVNTIAYLEQLVQKEIKK, encoded by the coding sequence ATGACCAAAAAAGCAGAACGTACCACAGCATATATTATAGAGACGGTTGCCCCAATTTTCAATAAATTTGGATACGTTGGCACTAGCATGAGTGACCTTACAGAAGCTACTGGCCTCACCAAAGGTGCTATTTATGGTAATTTTGAGAATAAGGAAGCACTGGCATTATCTGCTTTTGAATATAATCGCAATCACCTTTTGTCTGTTGTTGATGAAAAATTGAAGGTAGAAGGTAATTCACTTGACAAACTTTTTTCCTTAATACGTTTCTATAGACAATATGATGTTTTTACGCTACCTTTTGGCGGATGTCCAATTCTTAATGTGGGAGTAGATGCGCAAAACAACAACAACCAACTTTCCGCAGCTGTTAAGGAAACTATTAAAGAAATAGAGGGTAAAATAGCGCTGGTTTTAGAAAACGGTATAAAGCAAGGCGAAATCTATTTACCTGTTCCGCCGCTTCAATTTGCCAAACAATTATTTACCATGCTTCAAGGTGCAATAGCAATGTCTACCATGACAAGGGACAGAAAATATCTTGTCAACACAATTGCCTATTTAGAACAACTGGTACAAAAGGAAATAAAAAAATAG